The window CAGCACGACGGCCGCCAGCGCCGGCAGAGGCTCGAGCGCGTAGACTAAATCGCGCCTAGATCTGTCCCTGATGCCGAGGGCCTCGACGGCCCCCCACGCGCTCGCCAGCGCGATCACCACGTAGGCGAGGAACGAGGCCGTTATGAGCCCGACGCCGAAGACGTAGGGCGAGTAGGGCCCCGCCACGCGGGACAACGCAGACGCCAGCTGTGCGGGGCTCATGGGATCGGCCCCGTCGAGGCCAGCTGACGCGGCCATTATGGCAGACATCAATATCTGCGAGGCGATCGCGCCTGCGAGGGTCTCCCGCGAGGCCCACGACGCCTTAGCCCGCCCGTCGCCGTCCGACGACGCGTATTTCCGCGAGGTGGCGGAAGCTTGGTAGAACAACATGAACGGCATAACGACGGCGCCTACGTTGGCCGCCACCATGAAGAGGAACTGGCGGTCGGCCGACACGTACAGGAGAGGGCTGGACGGATCGTAGCCCCTTATCGCTACCTCGGCGATGAAGGCCAGAGGCATGAGGAGGGCCACGGGGAGTATGTAGCGCTCCGCCTCCCTATAGCGCTTGCCCGCCACGGCCAGCAAGGCCGCGCCGTATAGGGCCACGAGGACCAGTTTGGGGAGGCCGAGCATTGCAGCCCCGACAGCCATGCCCGTGAACTCCACGGCGTATGAGAACATGTCCACGAAGAACATAGGCATGGCGGCCGCAAGAGCCCACCTAGGCCCGAACTTCTCCCTGATCAGCTCGCCGAGCCCTCTGCCGCGCCCCGCAACGCCGACGCGCCCAGCGACGTTCTGTATAAGGAACAGCGGGATCGTCAAGAGGGCCATAAGCCAGAGGAGGCCGTAGCCGTAAGTCTCGCCGGAAACTACAGCTGTCAGCACGCTGGCCGCGTCGACGTCTGCCATCATGGCTATCCAAGCCGGGCCGAAGAGCTCCAAGAGCCTCCGCCTATCCACGTATTAACATCGTTTATTATTTTTAAGTGTAGCCCCCGCGACCTCGCCTCAAAAAATTCGGCGATTAATTTACTTAGTTAATAGTTCTATGACAAAAACGGTTTCGATAACGTCAAAAATCAGACCTCCGCCAAGTTTAAAACCCTCTGCGTCTGAGACCGCGGTGATGACTGGGAGACCTCGCCCGTAGCATGCGGAGTTTGCCGAGTGCTGAACCTGATAAGGTGGACATCGCTCGCGATTTCCTCAACTCCGCTCTGCTACGCTGTTGCTTTGCCGACAGCGCGGATCTGGAGATACCGCCACAGCTCTTCGGCACGTGCTCTTCGATATAAACGGCGTCAAGAACGCCTCTGCCCTCAACGACGTCTAAGATACTTCTAGACGTCTACCTGCCTAAATAGCTCTCACTCGACTATTACCCCGTCTCTCAGCCGCACGACTCTGTCGCAGTACTTCAAGAGCTCCAGGTTGTGGGTGACCATGACTATGGTTATCCCGAGCTCCTTCTTGAGGGAGAGGAAGGTCTCCATGACCTTCGCCGCCGTGACGCTGTCGAGGTTGCCCGTGGGCTCGTCGGCGAGGAGGATGCGGGGCCTCGCGACTATGGCCCTGGCTATGGCCACCCTCTGTTGCTCGCCTCCCGATAGCTGGGTCGGTCTCTTCTTGGGATCCACGCCGTCTAGCCCCGCGAGCTTGAGCGCCTCTAGCGCCATCTCGCGCCTCCGGGCTTTCGGGACGCCGCGGAGTATTAGGGGGAGCTCCACGTTCTCCAGCACCGTCATCCTGGGTATTAGGTAGAACATCTGGAAGACGAACCCGACGTTCTTGTTTCTGAAGTCGGCGAGC of the Thermoproteus uzoniensis 768-20 genome contains:
- a CDS encoding NRAMP family divalent metal transporter; the encoded protein is MDRRRLLELFGPAWIAMMADVDAASVLTAVVSGETYGYGLLWLMALLTIPLFLIQNVAGRVGVAGRGRGLGELIREKFGPRWALAAAMPMFFVDMFSYAVEFTGMAVGAAMLGLPKLVLVALYGAALLAVAGKRYREAERYILPVALLMPLAFIAEVAIRGYDPSSPLLYVSADRQFLFMVAANVGAVVMPFMLFYQASATSRKYASSDGDGRAKASWASRETLAGAIASQILMSAIMAASAGLDGADPMSPAQLASALSRVAGPYSPYVFGVGLITASFLAYVVIALASAWGAVEALGIRDRSRRDLVYALEPLPALAAVVLMPGNNAAEIALELMAVSPLVLVVPGVLLGLLAMDRDVMGDLACGGAYCKAYWAALALLALSGAVALIY
- a CDS encoding ABC transporter ATP-binding protein; its protein translation is MAEEEIRLVDVHKSYGGYQALRGITYSIPRGIFQCVVGPSGSGKTTLLHIIGGIDRPTRGEVWVAGVRLNDLNDDQLADFRNKNVGFVFQMFYLIPRMTVLENVELPLILRGVPKARRREMALEALKLAGLDGVDPKKRPTQLSGGEQQRVAIARAIVARPRILLADEPTGNLDSVTAAKVMETFLSLKKELGITIVMVTHNLELLKYCDRVVRLRDGVIVE